GGGACCACGTCTACGAGCATTGCGTCGAGGTGAACTCCCTGGAGAACGAGGCGGACCGGGTCTGCCGGGACGCGATCGCGTACCTCTTCGAGAACGAGAAGGACCCCATCTTTATCCTCAAGTGGAAAGAGATCTACGAGACGCTGGAAACGGCCACCGACCGGTGCGAGGACGCCGCCAACGTCCTCGAGGGCGTGGCGCTCAAGAATGCCTGACACGCCGCTGATCCTGCTCGGGCTCGTGATCTTCGCGGCCCTCGCGTTCGACTTCATCAACGGCTTCCACGACACGGCGAACGCCATCGCGACGTGCATCTCCACCCGCGCCCTCTCCATCCGCAACGCCATCCTGATGGCGGCGGTGCTCAACTTCGTGGGCGCCTTCGTCTCCACCCAGGTGGCGACGACGATCGGCAAGGGGATCGTCGACCCGGGGAGCGTAACGCAGATCGTGGTCCTGTCGGCCCTCGCCGGGGCGATCTTCTGGGACCTGGTCACCTGGCACTACGGGATACCGGCCTCGTCCTCCCACGCGATCATCGGGGGACTGATCGGGGCGGTGGTCGCCGCGCGGGGGGTCCAGCCGCTCCAGTGGGGCGGGATCTCGAAGATCCTGATCGCCATCGTCGTCTCCCCCATCGCGGGGACGCTCGTCGCGTTCCTCATCATGGTCGCCATCTACTGGGGCTTCCGGAACTCCCACCCCTCGCCGCTCAACCGCGCCTTCCGCAAGCTGCAGATCTTGTCGGCCGCCTTCATGGCCTTCTCTCACGGGTCGAACGACGCACAGAAGTCGATGGGCGTGATCTCGCTTGCCCTCGTCTCCTACGGGGCGATGCCGGTCTTCCACATCCCGGTGTGGGTGATCGCTTCCTGCGCCACGGCGATGGCGCTCGGGACCGCGATGGGGGGGTGGCGCATCATCAAGACGGTGGGGACCGACTTCGTGGAGCTGCAGCCGGTCCACGGATTCTGCGCGGAGACGTCGTCGTCGGCCGTCATCCTCACCGCGACCGCGATGGGGATCCCGATCAGCACCACCCACGTCATCACCTCCGCGATCCTCGGGGTGGGGCTTTCCCAGGGGCGGAAGAAGGTGAACTGGGCGGTGGGAATCCGGATCGTCTGGGCGTGGGTCCTGACGATCCCCGCCTCCGCCACCGCCGGGTATTTCGCCTTCCGCGTCCTCTCCCCCTTCCTCGTCAAACTGTAAGCACGGGAGGTCTTTCATGATCCGCAGGATCCAGCACATCGGCATCGCCGTCCGCAGTCTCCAGGAGGCGATCCCCTTCTACCGGGACGTCCTCGGGCTGGAACTGGTCGGGACCGAAGAGGTGGCGGATCAGAAGATCCGCGCCGCCGTCTTCCGTGTGGGCGAGAGCACGATCGAGGTGATCGAGTCGACCGCCCCCGACGGCCCGGTGGGAAAGTTCATCGAGAAGAACGGGGAGGGGA
This DNA window, taken from Deltaproteobacteria bacterium, encodes the following:
- a CDS encoding inorganic phosphate transporter; translated protein: MPDTPLILLGLVIFAALAFDFINGFHDTANAIATCISTRALSIRNAILMAAVLNFVGAFVSTQVATTIGKGIVDPGSVTQIVVLSALAGAIFWDLVTWHYGIPASSSHAIIGGLIGAVVAARGVQPLQWGGISKILIAIVVSPIAGTLVAFLIMVAIYWGFRNSHPSPLNRAFRKLQILSAAFMAFSHGSNDAQKSMGVISLALVSYGAMPVFHIPVWVIASCATAMALGTAMGGWRIIKTVGTDFVELQPVHGFCAETSSSAVILTATAMGIPISTTHVITSAILGVGLSQGRKKVNWAVGIRIVWAWVLTIPASATAGYFAFRVLSPFLVKL
- the mce gene encoding methylmalonyl-CoA epimerase yields the protein MIRRIQHIGIAVRSLQEAIPFYRDVLGLELVGTEEVADQKIRAAVFRVGESTIEVIESTAPDGPVGKFIEKNGEGIHHLCFEVDDAAAALSHAKGKGVRLIDETPRSGVHGLRIGFLHPKSTFGVLTEFAQEGDEGQ